The DNA sequence TCTACCCTCCCCTTGATATCACCAGTGATTACTACCCTGTTCTTGGGGCTTACAGCTCTTCGGATCCGGCAGTAGTTTCACAGCATCTTTCCTGGTTGCGAGATTCAAAAGTGGGGGTCATTATTACCTCTTGGTGGGGTCAAGGATCCAGGGAAGACAAAGTGGTGCCTCTTCTGTTAGAGACTGCTCAAAAGTACGGTATTAAAGTTGCCTTCCACATAGAACCGTATCAAGGGCGTACCGAAAGCAGCCTGATCAGCGATATCAACTACCTTTATTCAAATTATGGAAATCACCCAGCATTCTATCGTTCTAACGCGTCCACCCGTTGGAGCCAGGAAGATCGTCCCAAAGGAGTATCTTTTGTTTGGGCCATTGGGAGCCAAGACAGTGATGAGCCTGGCTTTGGTGTTAGTGTTGCCCCTGATTATTGGAAAAATGCAGTTGATACTATTCATGGTTCATCTAATGGGGGCCTGGTAATAGCCAATTCGACGGATTCTAAATGGATTAACCAAAGCCACTTTGACGGTCTCTACAACTACATAACATTGCATTTGGAGGATAGTGGAGGTTTTTCCTGGGCTCTCAGCCTTCCCGGAGATTCATTATATGTTCCAAGTGTTATACCAGGAAATTCCGCCAGGAGGATAGGCTATCCAGAATCCACATTTATTCCACGTGAAAATGGTAACACTTATAGCCAACAATGGCTGGCGGCTCTGGGTGCTTATGTGGAACCGTTCATGGTGACCATTACATCCTTCAATGAGTGGCACGAAGGGAGCCAAATAGAGCCTGCGGCAGTTGGAATGTCAAACGGACTGGACTATAGTTATAAAAACTACGGAGACTTAGGTCCCAGTGGATATCTAAATCTCACAAGCAAATGGGTTGATCAGTATCTTAGTTGGAACTGGCCTAGAACATGTCGCTTCAAGATGACAATTTCTACCACATCAGATTGGACTACGGTTACGCCGACTAAAGGAGGTATTTTCCTAAGGCCGGAAATAATCTCACTGAGTCCTTGGGTGACTGATGGAAAATTTGATGGCAGCAAGTTTCTAATAATCCAGCCATTGGCCACTGCTGAGTCTGGGAAAACAGCTGAGATGATATTTGATATTTGTTTGGCCTTTGATGATCCTCAAGGTACACTCAGCTTTGATATCGGGAGGGGTCACCTTGGAACAACCCGGGTGAAAATAAATAATGAAAAAGGAGAGATGCTCGCTGATTTTGCATGGTCTGGAATAGATTATGGGGATCCTACCAAGAATGTGCGTACAGTTGAAATCCCTGTTTCTAATCTGATTTGCTCGGAGGAGAATGAAGAAGAAATCTTTTTAACTTTTAGTTGTTGACATTCAAGACTTTTTAGTTATTCTTAATGAAAGACACGCCGAGAAAGGCCATACCTGTCGAGAGGCGGGGGCGGAAAGCCACGGGTCGGAGCAAGTTCCTTCTGAGCGGGATTATTTAAATCACCTCAGTTACTAGACAGCCGGGCTGCCTACGGTAACATCAACAATGTTACTAAAAAGGCAGGTCGGTTTTTTTGTCTCTGTACACTGGCCAATATCCGGCGGTGGTATTTGTATGCCCAAACAAACGTGGCAACGCAGACAGTAAACATTATGAACAATTTTCATATATTCCATGACAGAAGAATAGCAACCCGCCGGATTCATTCATGAGTGAATCCGTAGCATTCCATCTTCGACCACATACAGAAAGGAGGGAATATATGAAAAAACCAGGCTCAGCTTAATCTTTTTTTTGCTGCTGACATTTTGTATCCCGGTTCCATTAATAACCATCATCATGGTTGATTTTAACCCCAACACTGTAGAGGTTATGAGCTGTACTGCTTTCACGATAGATGTAATTGACGATATGCCCACGGAAGATGGGGTTCAGCTTACCAGGGTTTGTCGGCATCAGGGCCAGGAAGAAAAGTTAATCTCCACAGTTTATTTTCATAATTTCAACCAGCTGAGAAAAGTATTTGTTCTGCCAGATGAGGAATTTCTGAGGACACCATAATTATAACATAATAAAAGGAGGACTCAATGATTTCGAAAAAAACTATTTCTCTAAGCATCTTCTTTTACTGTCAGTTTTTTTGATTCAGGGAGCATATGCTGCCGGTGAGATGGAATTGGTCCTGGGAAAAACCTTTACTTCAATGACCCCCATTTTTATGAGTGGTCATAAGGGTGATCCAAATTGGATATCTGGATTCCATGCGACAGGGGATGTCACTTTAGACGGCACAAAGATAGGGACTGCATCAGCTACCATAATGCATGTCAGCCCGCCCATGCGTTTGACAGAAGAATATGATACTCTTTTTATGCAGGTAGTAAATTCCATTACCGGAGTGGGAACTTTTGAAGTAACTGGCATAGGAATCAGTTCAGGCAGTAGCACTACCACAACCACGGGAGATGTTTTGCTAGCGTGGTATGGTTCAATAAGCAATGGCACCGACAGTCTTGCAGATACGTACGGCTTGAGTTCTGGAGTCGTGATTGGGAATGTTTATACCGGTCAAGGAGAAGGTAAAGAAACTATACGAATACGATTTGGCTATTAGTAGAATAATGAACCTTCGTAAGATGATTCTAAACCCCTTTGGCCGGAAAGAGGAGGCGTTATACCTTCTCTCCGTCCATAATCTTGGCCGATCATGTCAGCAACCTGATTGAGGTATTCCTGACAAACAAAACAACTGTCTACAGTTCAGACCATTCAAAAAGGGAGGTTGAAAATGAAACAATCAGTATGTTCATTAATCAGCATTTTGGCCGTTCTTCTACTGTTCCCTCCCCTGCTTTCGGCCCAGCAGACAACCTACGAAATCTCTTCCGGAGAATACGAAATCGTTGAAAACAGTCAAGGTTTGCACGAAATTAGGATGCTGGATCCGGCCTATTCCCTTATCGGTTCAGCTGGTGATCCGGCACTGCCCCATCGAATTTTCGAGTTCCAGCTTCCTGCAGATGTTGACCCTTCAAACGTTGAACTTAATTTTGAAGTTGTCCAGTCAGAGGTATTGCCTGGAATCACTATGATTCCCGTTCCACCCTTGGGCCCTGTTCAGGACACGAGTCCGGGAGAATATGACCCTGACGCGCTGGACTGGGGCACTGAAAAGAGCATTGTCGAAGGAAGAAATACCTTCGTTTATAACCAAGATGCAAATTACCCCGAAGAACCCGCGGAGCTGCTCATGGTATCACAGCGCAAGGTTCCGCTTGCTCCAGGGCCGCTGCTCCAGCAGTTTCCCGGACTGCCCGGAGATTCCTTTCAGAATGCCAGTTTTGTCGTCTTCTCATACCGGCCCTTTCTCTACAATCCAGTTCAAGGGGAATTGACTCATGTCAAGAGCATGATCGTAACGATTTCCTATGACTCTTCCTCCCCGGTCCTTTATGGCGAAGATTCATTGTATGAGCCGATGAGCAACGGCAGTTATGACTATGTCATCATCACGACCGAAGACATTCTGTCGAATAGCGATCGGCTCGATGATTTCGTCTATCTTAAAGAACTGTATGGTCACAACGTTCTGATCGTAACGGAGAGTCAGTACGGATCCTTAGCCGGCCAGGCACCCAATGGAACAGCAGAAAAAATCCGCCAGTGGCTGAAGAATAATTACCTGGCGCTGGGGATTAACTATGTCCTCTTGGTTGGCGACCCGAATCCGGATGATCCAAACAATCCTGGGGATACGGTCGGTGACGTCCCGATGAAAATGTGCTGGCCCCGCTACACCGCACACGAATACCGTGAATCGCCAACGGACTATTTCTACGCTGACCTGACAGGCAATTGGGATCTCGATGGTGATCAGTATTTTGGTGAAACGCTCGACTTTACGAATGAGCGCAGCCCGCATCCTTCTATCGGGGAAAATACTTTTTCCGTTCTATGGACCGGGAAACTGCAGTGTGATTACAATGAGAACTACGAATTTCATACCTTTAGCGACGATGGCGTGCGCCTGTATGTTGATGGATCACCGATTATCAACAACTGGACGGAACATCTTCCGGCAAATGACTATGCAACCCAAGCCATGACGGCCGGAAAGCACAACATTACAGTGGAGTTCCGGGAAAATACTGGCGATGGAATCATTCAACTTTTCTGGAGAACCACCGTAACAAAGGGCCATGCTCACTACGTTCCTGACCAAATCATACCAGAAACCCATCTTTATGATAATTCCGATAGCGTCGGCGGTCTGACCGGGACTTACTACAACAATTCGGACTTTACCGGCACCTCACTTACCAGGAAGGATAAAGTCATCAACTTTGTCTGGGCCCAGGGAGACCGGGGAACAGGCGGGCCCGACAGCGGCGCGGAAGTTTTCGTGGGCAGAATTCCAGTCTACAACGATAATTATGATCATCTGGATGGAATTCTTGGCAAGATAATCGAATATGAAACAGATCCAGGTGATATCAGCTGGAGAGAATCGATCCTTTTACCGATGAAACCGCTGTGGGATGATACCCCCTCGTACCATCTCGGCGAAGGCATCCGGAATGATTACGCGTCAGCAGCTGGTTTCGCCACCTACCGTATCTATGATGACGATTATGCCCCTCCCACCCCTGAACTCTGGCCCTGCACGAAGAACAACGTCATGAATGAGTGGGTCAACGGTTACGGAATCGTTACCTGGACAACTCACGGCTCTTCAGAAGGTGCAGGGGACATTTTCGACTCTAGTTTGACGGGAAATCTGGATGACTCAATGCCGGCCTTCACTTTCCAGGCTTCTTGTCTGAATGGCTATCCTGAAAACAGCAACAACCTCGGTTACGCGCTGCTCCGAGAGGGAGCCATTGCCACCGTATCGGCCTCGCGAGTTTCCTGGGACTCCCATGGAGCCTGGACCTTCAGCGCCACTTCCGCGAAAAACCACAACTTTGCCTACTTCTACACGAAGAAAATCATGAATGACGGCATTCCAAAACCGGCGGGTGTTGCTCTCTATCTGACCAAAGGCGCGGTTCCCGATGTGGGAATGAACTCGACTGATTACAACCTTTACGGTGATCCGGACTGCTACCTGCTGAAAACTGTCGCGGACTCACCTCCAGTGGCCGATGCGAATGGGCCGTACACGGCTGATGAGGGGACGGCTGTTAGCTTCGATGCCAGTGCCTCTTCTGATCCTGAAGGAGCTTCCCTCAAATACCGTTGGGACTTCGACAACAACGGCACTTGGGATACCGCCTGGTCGGCCAATCCGATGGCGTCCTATACCTGGTGTGATGATTTCAGTGGTCTGGCCAAACTGGAAGTCCGCGACCCACTCGGATTGACTGATGAGACAACTACACCAGTTACGATCAACAATGTGGCACCTACTATTAGTTTAGATTCTTTGGATCAGCCAAATCCCCAGTTCATTCTCCCGGTCGTTCATAACCTGCATTACAATGGAAGCTTTACCGATCCTGGTTGTCTCGACACCCATATATCTTCCTGGGATTTTGGCGACAGCACTGTTGTCACCGGCACGGTCATCGAGGAAAACGAGGAACCTGATGCCACTGGAACGACAACCGCTGACCATACGTACATGACTCCAGGAAGCTACACGGTGACCGTCGAAGTAACGGATGACGACGGCGGTAAGGGAACAGACACGATGGAACTGGTGGTCGTCGACGAAGTGGGCGCAAAGCACGACATCAACGATTACATCCAAAGCCTGCCAAGCATTGTTTTCAAGAACAATGCTGATAAGCGTAAAAACGCCATCGCTAATATGATTGCGGCACTTGATTACATGTTCGATACAGAAGCATATGAGGGGGCTATCCAGTACTTGTTGAGCAACCTTCGCTCCAAGATGGACGGCCAAGTGGACGGAAAGCCTGGGGACGATTGGATCATTGATGATGCTGTACAAGCTGAACTCTGCATGAAAATCGATGATTTAGTGGCCTATCTTGAATATCTTAAAGGCTTGTAATTGCTGTTGCAATTTAATCACGCTACAAAGAGAGGTCAAGTCAAAATTGAGAGGTCCTTAGTTTTGAAATTTTGTCGAGGCCAGGTTCTAAGCGGTTTTGCGGCGGGCGCTTCGGAAGCGGCCAAAATGGTCAGCGGAAATGAGCGGGAGTCTGACCTCGACATGCGAAACCGTCAAAATGGGGTGGCCCCTATTGTTTGGACAGCCTGATCATATAAATAAGCTCTGGGAATTTCATTAGGAAGGATTTAGGGCTTAACACATTGTCCAAATTTTAGGGACCACCATAGTCTAAATAACAACACGGAAAAAACAGTTTTTGCCGTCCTTAGACCACTTAAAGGGGAGGAAAAAATGAAAAGAATCTATGTCAAAAGTTCCTTCGTCTTTCTCATGATTTTGTTTTGGCTCGCACTGCCCATGGCCGTTCAAGCTCAGTTGCCAGTGAACTCTCAGTTGATGAACGGCGACTTCGAGAACGGCGACCTTTCAGGATGGATGACCGGCGGAACGCAAAACTACTCCGTGTCCCCTGCCCTGGAAAACGGGAATTACATGGCGACACTTGAGGTGGGGGAAGGTCCTATTGGTGACCAGTCATGCACGAATCCATCTTTCAACAACTTCGCCTACCTGGACCAGCTCTTTACCCTCTCAAAGAACCACTGTGTCGAACTGGACTTCCATGTTCCCTTGCCAGCGATCTCGGATGGCACGGAGGATGCAACCTGCTCAGGCTTCGACCGGGTAGAGTTGGACTTCGTACTCGTAGAGCAAGAGCCCTACAGTGTAAAAATGTCCGGAGTGGTTACCATTGACTACATCGATATATCAGGGAAAATAATTGGCCGGCTTCAAGTAAATGACTTCGTATTGGGAACTGTTTCGAGTGTAGTTTTTGATCCAATGATGTTCACCCCGACGGCAGTCGGACCGCTTTCCCTCAGAGAAAGCACAGCTCTTCGTGGCTGGCTGCATGCATCGATGGAGGTGAGCACTTCTTTCTTCCCTTGGCTTCCAGACCGGTTCACGTTCCGGGTTACCGCACGGCTCGAGGACAACCGTTACACCGGACAAGATTTCTCCCTGGCGGTTGACAACGTACAAAAATGGCCAGGACCTTGCGGTGCGACTATTATTGATATCGACATCAAGCCTTGCAGCGCCTGCAATCCAATCAATGTAAACAGCAAAGGAGTACTCCCGGTCGCCGTTTTGGGTACCGAAAGCTTCGATATTATGGTGGTTGACCCAAGCACTTTATTCCTTACCTGGCCTGGCATAACCTTGCCCCCTGGGGTTGACGATGGAGCTCATCCATTGCGTTATGCGTACGAGGATGTCAATGAAGATGGTTTGTTAGATATCGTTCTTAAGTTTAGCATGAGAGACCTGTATCCAGTTACTCTTACAAAGGAACCGCCAGGAGAACTCATGATGACGATTATAGGCAAGACATATGATGGCACTCGTTTGGCAGGTCAGGACCTGGTTCGAATAATAAACAAGGCGATGGACCGGCTGAAATAACTCTACAGCGCATTCCGGAAGGAAGTGGCCTACCTGAAATGGTCGGTGAAAAATACAGCATTGAAACAGATGGAAATTCTATCCCAATGCTACATTAAATTATTGAACAAGGTGTCTCAATTTCATTGACATATTTCGATATCTGGATTCCATGCTACAGGGAAAATCACTTTAGACGGCACAAAAATAGGAACTGCTTCAGCTACCATGATGCATGTCAGCCCGCCCATGCGTTTGACAGAAGAATATGGTACTCTTTTTATGCAGGTAGTAAATTCCATTACCGGAGTGGGAACTTTTGAAGTAACTGGCATGGGAATCAGTTCAGGCAGTAGCACTACCACAACCACGGGAGATGTTTTGTTTGCATGGTATGGCTCAATAAGCAATGGCACCGGCAGTCTTGCAGATACGTACGGCTTGAGCTCTGGAACCGTAAAAGCAAATATTTATACAGCTCAAGGAGAAGGCAAAGAAACTATACGAATACGATTTGGCTATTAGTTGAAGAATAAACCTTCGTAAGATGATTCTAAACCTCTTTAGAATGTTGAATGCTATCGATATTCTTATGATAGATTTACGATGAAGCTTAAGTTGGCTGACTGGCCGGTAAAGTTGAGATTGTCAGAGGCATTGCACACCACCACTATTTGACTTCAATCCTACCATTAGCTATATTTCACCATATGAGCATAAAACAACCACGGATAAACTTGGCCTTCTGTTGCACTCTAATGCCTAGCAAGGCAATTATTCTCACCGCAATGGTCCTGGCATTGTCTTGTAGTCTACCTGCAGTAAGTGTGTCCTCCGCAGAGAACCATTCTAACATGATGCAAGGAAGCATTAAATGCGATGATCCATCTTGCCATGGTCTAATAAAACACATAGACAATTTATCGTTCTATGCTTACAAATTGCAGGAATAATAGCAGAATAATAGGGGTCAGACCCCATTAATACTCGCTTGACAAAGGAGGTCATTATGTCATCGCATACTGCCAGACAATGTTTTGAAGAAAACCTTGCCAACTTTGCACATCCCGAAAATGACCCTGAAAAATACAACCTCTATAATGGCCTTGCTAATCTTGCAAATGCCATTAGCAACCTTGAGAATGAGTTGGCTTCCCTAAAGCATGACATCCATAACCTGCGCCGTGAGAGGATGTAGTGTTTCCTCATCATCGACTGGCTCGATGTCGAGGGAGCCATGCTGACCATCACCGCCATTCAGGCAGCGGCTGAACGCCTCCGTCCCCACATCCGCCAGACACCGCTTATCCATTCCCGTTCTTTTAGCCGCATGAGCGGGGCCGACGTTTTCCTGAAAGCGGAAAACCTGCAGAAAACCGGCTCTTTCAAAGTCCGGGGAGCCTTCAATAAGCTCATCCAGCTGCAAACAAACCAAGTGATCGCCGCCTCCATGGGCAACCATGCCCAGGCAGTGGCCTTTGCCGCCGATCAACTGGGCAAACAGGCAACCATCGTCATGCCGGAATCGGTCGCCCTGAACAAGGAAGAAGCGACCCGCAGCTACGGCGCCACGGTGGTGCTTCACGGGGCCACGCTGGCTGAGGCCCTGGAGTATGCCCGCCGGCAACCGATGCATTTTATTCATCCCTTTGACGATCTGCAGATAATGGCCGGCCAGGGGACCATCGGCCTGGAGATCTGCCGACAAATAGACCGTCTTGACACCATCCTGGTACCGGTGGGC is a window from the Pseudomonadota bacterium genome containing:
- a CDS encoding C25 family cysteine peptidase: MKQSVCSLISILAVLLLFPPLLSAQQTTYEISSGEYEIVENSQGLHEIRMLDPAYSLIGSAGDPALPHRIFEFQLPADVDPSNVELNFEVVQSEVLPGITMIPVPPLGPVQDTSPGEYDPDALDWGTEKSIVEGRNTFVYNQDANYPEEPAELLMVSQRKVPLAPGPLLQQFPGLPGDSFQNASFVVFSYRPFLYNPVQGELTHVKSMIVTISYDSSSPVLYGEDSLYEPMSNGSYDYVIITTEDILSNSDRLDDFVYLKELYGHNVLIVTESQYGSLAGQAPNGTAEKIRQWLKNNYLALGINYVLLVGDPNPDDPNNPGDTVGDVPMKMCWPRYTAHEYRESPTDYFYADLTGNWDLDGDQYFGETLDFTNERSPHPSIGENTFSVLWTGKLQCDYNENYEFHTFSDDGVRLYVDGSPIINNWTEHLPANDYATQAMTAGKHNITVEFRENTGDGIIQLFWRTTVTKGHAHYVPDQIIPETHLYDNSDSVGGLTGTYYNNSDFTGTSLTRKDKVINFVWAQGDRGTGGPDSGAEVFVGRIPVYNDNYDHLDGILGKIIEYETDPGDISWRESILLPMKPLWDDTPSYHLGEGIRNDYASAAGFATYRIYDDDYAPPTPELWPCTKNNVMNEWVNGYGIVTWTTHGSSEGAGDIFDSSLTGNLDDSMPAFTFQASCLNGYPENSNNLGYALLREGAIATVSASRVSWDSHGAWTFSATSAKNHNFAYFYTKKIMNDGIPKPAGVALYLTKGAVPDVGMNSTDYNLYGDPDCYLLKTVADSPPVADANGPYTADEGTAVSFDASASSDPEGASLKYRWDFDNNGTWDTAWSANPMASYTWCDDFSGLAKLEVRDPLGLTDETTTPVTINNVAPTISLDSLDQPNPQFILPVVHNLHYNGSFTDPGCLDTHISSWDFGDSTVVTGTVIEENEEPDATGTTTADHTYMTPGSYTVTVEVTDDDGGKGTDTMELVVVDEVGAKHDINDYIQSLPSIVFKNNADKRKNAIANMIAALDYMFDTEAYEGAIQYLLSNLRSKMDGQVDGKPGDDWIIDDAVQAELCMKIDDLVAYLEYLKGL